Proteins encoded within one genomic window of Alosa alosa isolate M-15738 ecotype Scorff River chromosome 24, AALO_Geno_1.1, whole genome shotgun sequence:
- the LOC125289270 gene encoding protein phosphatase methylesterase 1-like, with the protein MCVCVCESYFSSVEQRSATHTCPSVSFMASDPSPEQPQRQQPSMWEENFDTENHGVGRKRDYSPVSWSEYFEMMDDVVVGTAESKDVFRVYKSGVDGPLLVLLHGGGHSALSWAVFTAAMTSRVTCRVLAMDLRGHGVTQVRHSEDLSTLTMSRDVANVVRATYGEIPPPIILVGHSMGGAIAVHAASGSLLPSVVGLVVIDVVEGSAMDVLHSMQNFLRGRPKSFKTIDHAIEWSVKSGQIRNLESAKVSMVGQVRRREGEEGDTAEQVSPVGECVAEGNEEFYDLNYATDKAESAASEVSLSDAETLSSYCWRIDLSKAEKYWDGWFRGISNLFLSCNVPKLLLLAGIDRLDRDLTIGQMQGKFMMQVLPPCGHAVHEDTPDKVADALASFMIRHKFAEARSETKSSSYPFMR; encoded by the exons atgtgtgtgtgtgtgtgtgagagttactTTAGTAGCGTGGAGCAGAGGAGCGCCACACACACTTGTCCGTCGGTCTCGTTCATGGCTTCAGATCCGAGCCCCGAGCAGCCTCAGCGCCAGCAGCCCAGCATGTGGGAGGAGAACTTCGACACGGAGAA TCATGGGGTTGGCAGGAAGAGAGATTACTCACCGGTTTCATGGAGTGAATACTTTGAAATGATGGATGATGTGGTTGTCGGGACAGCTGAGAGCAAGGAC GTGTTCCGTGTGTATAAGAGTGGAGTAGATGGACCCTTACTGGTGCTGCTGCACGGAGGAGGCCACTCAGCTCTTAGCTGGGccgtgtttact GCTGCTATGACCAGCAGAGTGACCTGCAGAGTTCTGGCCATGGATCTGCGAGGTCACG GTGTCACTCAAGTTCGCCATTCCGAGGATCTCTCCACTCTGACCATGTCCAG AGATGTGGCCAATGTGGTGCGAGCAACCTATGGGGAGATCCCGCCCCCCATTATTCTGGTTGGTCACAGTATGGGCGGGGCCATTGCAGTGCACGCGGCCAGCGGGTCTCTCCTGCCGTCTGTGGTAGGACTGGTCGTCATCGACGTCGTCGAGG GAAGTGCCATGGATGTGCTCCACAGCATGCAGAACTTCCTCCGAGGACGGCCCAAATCCTTCAAGACAATCGACCACGCCATCGAGTGGAG TGTTAAGAGTGGTCAAATTAGAAACTTAGAATCTGCAAAAGTGTCAATGGTTGGTCAAGTCCGACG gcgtgagggggaggagggggacacGGCGGAGCAGGTGAGTCCAGTGGGGGAGTGTGTGGCCGAGGGCAACGAGGAGTTCTATGACCTGAACTACGCCACGGATAAAGCCGAGAGTGCTGCATCCGAGGTGAGCCTCAGTGACGCAGAG ACGTTGAGTTCGTACTGCTGGCGGATTGACCTGTCCAAGGCAGAGAAGTACTGGGACGGCTGGTTCCGCGGCATCTCCAACCTCTTCCTCAGCTGCAATGTGCCCAAGCTGCTGCTGCTAGCTG GGATTGACCGTTTGGACAGAGACCTTACTATAGGCCAGATGCAAG GTAAATTTATGATGCAGGTGCTGCCCCCGTGTGGTCATGCAGTGCATGAAGACACACCAGACAAA GTTGCTGATGCGCTGGCCAGTTTTATGATCCGACACAAGTTTGCAGAAGCCAGGAGTGAAACAAAAAG CTCCTCCTATCCATTCATGCGATGA
- the LOC125289267 gene encoding uncharacterized protein LOC125289267, producing MGLFVLSAKTPDLLFHVLLLLATAKSLHAGVNTTTGPTATTPMEGNSITIKTTTATIKPFSGRASTPNDTAPPQVTQANSTHNESHFSDIPSTTKHTDNSSDLTNITSPSSKTTTDTTVSTVVSSGTTETTVAAAAAEPGGGGAVILIFLLLAIIVLGVLLYYLRKKSRSYSFDLSTPFNDQASDNTPLKPTEMETFQPKDTETPATLPSVVIESAENKPDSPIANGSVEGPGDPVITLDNGSIKSDPSECGSQTECLPRDSTDVDVEQQPGNENNNNFTVGTKATAGLKSGEVNFTEISLN from the exons atggGCCTCTTTGTTCTAAGCGCCAAAACTCCAGATCTGTTGTTTCATg TTCTGTTACTCCTGGCAACAGCCAAGTCTTTGCATGCAGGAGTGAACACAACAACGGGTCCTACCGCCACCACCCCTATGGAGGGCAACAGCATCACAATAAAGACGACCACCGCAACGATAAAACCATTCAGTGGCAGAGCAAGCACACCCAATGACACCGCTCCACCACAAGTCACGCaagcaaacagcacacacaatgAAAGCCATTTTTCAGACATACCGAGCACaactaaacacacagacaacagtTCTGACTTAACGAACATCACCAGTCCTTCATCGAAGACCACCACTGACACGACAGTTTCAACAGTGGTGTCCTCCGGGACAACTG AAACAactgtagcagcagcagcagcagaacctggaggaggaggggctgtGATCCTGATCTTTCTACTGCTTGCCATTATAGTTCTCGGAGTTCTTCTGTACTACCTGCGCAAGAAATCAAGG AGTTACTCGTTTGACCTCTCCACCCCTTTCAATGACCAAGCAAGTGACAACACACCCCTGAAACCGACGGAGATGGAGACGTTTCAGCCCAAAGACACGG AAACTCCAGCAACTCTCCCGTCTGTGGTTATTGAGAGTGCTGAAAACAAGCCGGACAGCCCAATAGCCAATGGGAGTGTGGAGGGACCAGGGGATCCTGTCATCACTCTTGACAATGGAAGCATCAAATCAG atCCCTCAGAGTGTGGATCACAGACAGAATGCCTACCGAGGGATTCCACAGATGTTGACGTGGAGCAGCAACCAGGCAAtgagaacaacaacaacttcaCAGTTGGCACCAAGGCAACAGCAG gactCAAGAGTGGAGAGGTCAACTTTACAGAGATCAGCCTTAATTAG